In one Vibrio sp. VB16 genomic region, the following are encoded:
- a CDS encoding endonuclease/exonuclease/phosphatase family protein: MKKVIKSILILCASLVVLALFSFQVVFDVPEQPQQLLLSHDQTQVTPICYQNPSPKPIDKNGHINLLVWNIYKQNRDDWEPALNQFSHDAQLLLLQEASLTDAFKMWIEKQSWGSNYVKAFSAFDISAGVVNLASNFPITACAFSAKEPWLRLPKSGLYALYLLSNGQQLAVVNVHAINFSLGTTEYRQQLSLLREELMQHAGPIIMAGDFNTWSEGRLAELNEQVVKLALHEVAFDPDNRKLFVNGLPLDHVFYKGLTLINAKAPVTDASDHNPLIVNFKFSDSRLKN, encoded by the coding sequence ATGAAGAAAGTCATCAAATCGATTCTAATACTGTGTGCATCTCTTGTTGTATTGGCACTATTCTCTTTTCAGGTTGTTTTTGATGTACCCGAACAGCCTCAACAACTCTTGCTAAGTCACGATCAAACGCAAGTTACGCCTATCTGTTACCAAAACCCATCACCGAAACCGATTGATAAAAATGGCCATATTAACCTTTTGGTGTGGAATATATACAAACAGAATCGAGATGATTGGGAACCTGCACTTAACCAATTTAGTCATGACGCACAGCTACTTTTGCTTCAAGAGGCGAGCCTTACAGACGCATTTAAGATGTGGATTGAAAAGCAATCGTGGGGAAGCAATTACGTAAAAGCATTTTCGGCTTTTGATATTAGCGCTGGTGTGGTTAATCTCGCCTCTAATTTCCCTATAACAGCTTGTGCATTTAGCGCCAAAGAACCATGGTTAAGATTACCCAAGTCAGGATTATACGCTTTGTATCTATTGTCTAATGGTCAGCAACTTGCCGTTGTAAATGTACACGCCATTAATTTTTCCTTGGGGACAACAGAGTACCGGCAACAGCTCTCTCTACTGAGAGAGGAACTCATGCAGCATGCTGGACCAATCATTATGGCTGGAGATTTTAATACATGGAGTGAGGGCCGACTTGCAGAACTAAATGAACAGGTTGTAAAACTGGCACTTCATGAGGTGGCATTTGACCCAGATAACCGAAAGCTTTTCGTCAATGGTTTGCCTCTGGATCATGTTTTTTATAAAGGGTTAACATTGATAAATGCAAAAGCGCCCGTAACGGACGCTTCGGATCATAACCCTTTAATAGTCAATTTTAAGTTCAGTGACTCACGACTAAAAAATTAA
- a CDS encoding YIP1 family protein — MVPSSNPLSMVVDIFRAPTSCFAALYKRGAWGWQTYVLLMLTPFLFWGYYFDIVDFEWLKFNLVEQLQATSPDKIVLLEPNTLMASEILNAVFNRTLNIGLLAFWFFLAAKPSRHQHGYWKWFAASSVVIFPAVLGDFASYVSLLINHGNVMSYAADLNSLNGLLKLPLTNEWSSFTRALPLLLPWYIVLGYAAIGAWTEFTKGQAFAISALPWLGYYLIWALYLLIF; from the coding sequence ATAGTTCCTTCTAGTAACCCATTATCCATGGTTGTTGATATATTTCGAGCTCCAACCTCATGCTTCGCAGCGCTCTATAAAAGAGGCGCTTGGGGCTGGCAAACCTATGTACTTCTAATGTTAACTCCATTCCTATTTTGGGGGTATTATTTCGATATTGTTGATTTTGAATGGTTAAAATTCAACTTAGTCGAACAACTTCAAGCAACATCCCCAGATAAAATAGTCTTACTTGAGCCTAATACTCTCATGGCAAGTGAGATTCTAAATGCTGTATTTAATAGAACCCTAAATATTGGTTTACTTGCATTTTGGTTTTTCTTGGCTGCAAAACCTAGCCGTCATCAGCACGGTTATTGGAAATGGTTTGCGGCCTCCAGTGTCGTCATATTTCCAGCCGTTCTCGGTGACTTTGCAAGCTATGTGAGTCTTTTGATCAATCATGGCAATGTGATGAGTTATGCAGCGGATTTGAACAGTTTGAATGGTTTACTAAAACTACCGCTAACGAATGAATGGTCTTCTTTCACTCGTGCCTTGCCGTTGTTACTACCGTGGTACATTGTGCTCGGCTATGCGGCTATTGGGGCTTGGACTGAGTTCACCAAAGGTCAGGCTTTTGCTATTTCGGCCCTTCCTTGGCTTGGATATTACCTCATCTGGGCTTTATACCTGTTAATTTTTTAG
- a CDS encoding lytic transglycosylase yields the protein MRTLFSWIVVLLLAGCQTTQQIDSSSETNSTTGTNHQSDSNSSAVNTGNTDTIESANGGTTPSQSDINKPDITPWNRDDVWERIAIQLRLEVPDHKSVDYYRNWFISHPNHLAAVSSRAEPFLYLIVEKIEQRHLPLELALLPVVESSFDPFAYSHGSAAGLWQFIPGTGKMYGLEQNYWYDGRRDVSAATDAALDYLTYLNKRFDGNWNHAIAAYNSGGGRVSRAITKNNKAGKPIDFFSLELPKETSSYVPKLLALADVVANQEKYGISIPAIANKPVLQSVDPKEQLDLAIAANYAGLSVTELQSYNPAYNQWATAPEGPFHFLLPLDAVEPFSQSVEENRGKGVKLIRYKVKSGDTLSVIARDHETTSKIIRTANNLSGNMIRVGQHLMIPTSTKGDEAYALSAKNRLAKTQSTARGKFKVTHTVSSGDSLWTISRRHKVSYQSLAKWNGMGPKDTLKIGQRLVIWKNNSDGAVMRTVHYKVRTGDTISGIANKFNVKSSDIVKWNNLAKKKYIKPGQSLKLYVDVTKVSV from the coding sequence ATGAGAACGCTGTTTAGTTGGATCGTGGTGCTTCTGTTGGCAGGTTGCCAAACGACTCAACAAATTGACTCTTCTTCTGAGACAAATTCGACCACAGGCACCAACCATCAATCAGACTCTAATTCCAGTGCTGTAAATACTGGCAATACTGATACGATAGAGTCTGCTAACGGTGGTACGACACCGTCACAAAGTGATATCAATAAACCGGACATTACACCTTGGAATCGCGATGACGTTTGGGAACGTATTGCAATTCAGTTACGACTAGAGGTTCCCGACCACAAAAGTGTCGACTACTATCGTAATTGGTTTATTAGCCATCCGAATCATTTAGCTGCCGTATCTAGCCGAGCGGAGCCTTTCCTCTATTTAATAGTAGAGAAAATAGAACAACGTCACTTGCCACTAGAGCTTGCACTTTTGCCCGTGGTAGAAAGCTCATTTGACCCCTTTGCTTATTCACATGGTAGCGCCGCAGGACTATGGCAATTTATACCAGGTACAGGAAAGATGTATGGTTTAGAACAGAACTATTGGTATGACGGTAGACGTGATGTATCAGCGGCTACGGATGCAGCGCTAGACTACTTAACCTATTTGAACAAACGATTTGATGGTAATTGGAATCATGCCATCGCAGCCTACAATAGCGGCGGTGGACGTGTATCTCGAGCGATAACTAAAAATAATAAAGCGGGTAAGCCGATAGATTTTTTCTCTCTTGAATTGCCTAAAGAGACCAGCAGTTATGTTCCAAAATTACTTGCTTTAGCGGATGTTGTTGCTAACCAAGAAAAGTATGGTATCAGCATCCCTGCTATTGCAAACAAACCGGTATTACAAAGCGTTGATCCAAAAGAGCAACTTGATCTCGCGATAGCGGCTAACTACGCCGGGCTTTCTGTCACTGAACTGCAAAGCTACAATCCAGCCTATAACCAATGGGCCACTGCACCTGAAGGACCCTTTCACTTTTTATTACCACTCGACGCTGTCGAACCATTTAGTCAATCGGTAGAAGAAAACCGTGGTAAAGGTGTGAAACTTATTCGCTATAAGGTGAAATCTGGCGATACACTGAGTGTCATCGCAAGAGACCATGAAACAACAAGTAAGATAATCAGAACAGCGAATAACCTTTCCGGAAATATGATTCGTGTTGGACAGCATTTGATGATTCCAACATCGACAAAAGGTGACGAGGCTTATGCGTTGAGTGCCAAAAATCGTTTGGCCAAAACACAGTCCACAGCCAGAGGGAAGTTTAAGGTTACTCACACCGTTTCAAGTGGCGACAGCCTATGGACAATTTCTAGAAGACATAAAGTTTCATATCAATCTTTAGCTAAATGGAATGGTATGGGCCCGAAAGACACATTAAAAATTGGTCAACGACTCGTCATCTGGAAAAATAATAGTGACGGCGCAGTTATGCGTACCGTTCATTACAAAGTTCGCACAGGAGACACCATTAGTGGTATTGCGAATAAATTTAATGTTAAGAGCTCAGATATTGTAAAATGGAACAATCTGGCTAAGAAAAAGTACATCAAGCCGGGCCAGAGCCTTAAGCTTTATGTCGATGTCACTAAGGTCAGCGTATGA